Below is a genomic region from Erigeron canadensis isolate Cc75 chromosome 7, C_canadensis_v1, whole genome shotgun sequence.
TAGCAAGGTTTCGTTAGGGAACTTTCCGAATTTAGCCGGTGACACTACTACTTTCACTACAGAAGGTGCTTAGCTTAACCTTACTTTTGCTTAAAACTGTGTTTTATTTTCCATTTCTCAATTTAGTTCCGATTCCACAAAAACATCTACATTAGCATTATACAGTAAAACGCATGAAATGTGACTGTTGGGGCTTATATGTTTCTGAGAATGCACTGGACTAAGACAAGACTATCTGATATGATGATTGTATGGTCTGTGATTATTGGTCCGTGCTTATTTATATTGGTCGTGTGTTCCTCAAAATGGCCTTATATAACTTTGAACTAGTTTTTGGAATGTCCCGATTGCCCTTTGTTGAAATAAATCTCTAACGGAAGTTAGTTGACAACGTCCTTGTTGATGTCAGTTGAAAGCATTATACGAGATCTGTAATACCTGAGTTAAAACGATAAGTTGAGTTCTTAATGTTAGAAACATTTAATGTTCAGTATGGCGCTAACCTGGAAACAAATGCTGCAATTTCAGAGGATGCTGAGAATGGGCAGTTAAAGAAATCTGAATTAATAAAAGACGAGCCGACATATTTATCAGACCAAGTTATGTTTACCTCTGAGCTATATGATGTGGATGTGGATGGACTAAAGATACGATCAGAAAATACTTTGAGTGCAGATTCTGCAGCTGGAGTGGTGAAACCCTCATATCATGGTCAAGGTATAAAAGAGATGAGGCTAAATGGTACTCAGTCTCTCACACTTAAGGCAGCTAGAACTACCGAAGAAAGTCAGAGGCACTTATTACAAAGTTCAGATAACATCTCTATGATGTTTCATGATGTAGGTTCTAAGGAAGAAAATGCTAAGGCGGAAGTTCATATACTGAACCAGCTGGCTAGTGATAATCAAAGTGATATCAAGGAAGAACGATCAAGTTCAGAAAGCAATTCATCTGACAATACAGATTCAACTCCTGAACTCGAGATGAACATGATGGAGACCGTGATTTTAGGGGCTAAACCACTAACTCAAATTTGTCAACAACAATTTTCGAGTCATTTTCCACAACTACCACAACTACAATATCAACCACTACAATTTTCTCAATCACCACAACATTCTCAATCACCACAAAATGAACAAAGAAAGAAATCGACAAAGAAAATCCCTTGGAATAACGATGAAGAAATGCATTTGGCTGAATGTTGGCTTGCAGTTTCCGAGGATCCTAAAGTCGGCAAAGCCCAAACAATCAACTCTTTTTGGTATCGGGTATTGGACATATACAATGATGGTGTGACAATAAAACGGACAAAGGATCAATGCTCTTCAAAATGGAGAGATATGCATCTTCGCACCAAAAAATTCAATGAAATCTACTCCAGCTTGGTAGAGAAGCACAGTTCAGGTTTATCCGACTATGACATTTTGATTCGTGCGCATGAATTGTATGAAAGTGAAACTGGTCAAGCCTTTAAGTGCCTTCATATTTGGAATTTTGTGAAAGACAAACAAAAATGGTTGAGTCCTGATACAGTGGTCCTAGgaagaagaaacaaaaaacGAAACCAGGTTGAATCTTCTTCTTCCGTTCCACCTATATATATTGATCAAGACGAAGAAGATGAtaaggagctgttctacaaacATGATAAAAGTGAACTTCCACCCAACAAATCGACACAAACAAAAAGCCAACGTACTTCGTTAGATACAACTCCAGCTTCACAAAAAGCTTTACAAATAGCTGCTGAAGGTGATGAAATGCAACAAATATGTCGAATGAAACTTGAACTAGCCAAGGGGAAAAAAGAGCTTATCGATCACCAAAAATTTACGCTAGATatggattttttaaaatacGATACAACTGGGATGGAGGATGCAGATAAAGCATTTGTCGAGAAAAAGAAGTATGATATTAGGAAAAAATACGGAATTGTGTAGGTTTTCTAATGTGATCTCTTTTTTATCAATGTAATCTCTTTATCTTGTTAAAGATATTTCTtaaatatcaattaaaaatatcatgtaaaaattaaaaaggaacGAGTAGTGTCATTGTTAAACTGAACAGGGTAGTAAGCTTTTTTTAGGTTAATTGTTCCTAAAGATATCAAACGTTTCTTAAGAAATGGgtaatgataaatcctcttaattaataggattgtgacatgtgaaaaatcaggaggtgagattaggaaagagaattagtggattacatgtgttaacaagtggatatgtTAGGAGgattggttaggaggatttatcgtTTTCCTTAAGAAATCTTTTCCGTATACCCAACTTTGTTATGCTAAAATGAGGTCAGGAATGGAAAGACTTGTTCaattccattaaaaaaaaatgatgtttgtTTAAGGCCCATGAAAAGAAAGACCCATTACCCATGATAAAAATCCAACTTTTTCATTCAACCCATTACCTTCGTTTTTTTTCTATTCCGTGAGAGAATGAAGTGATGAAAGACCAATATACCCTCAATAATCCTGAGTTTAGCACGATAGTCCATTTATTTCTCATTAACAAGAATATAATGGACGtaattcttcaacaacaaaactCACAAGAGAATTGTtctaagatattttttttttctttcatgttaTTCTTTCTTTCATAGTTGATTGCTTTTTGTTTAATAGCTCTTTATATTAATGCATATGTGAACCAAAATTTTCTATGATTTACAGTAGCAATAATTTGTAGACCAGGTGTTTGATAAATTGTCAcgattaatttttcttttttctaaacAGATGAAATAATTTTCTTTATCATTATTCTTTTgcttttataaaagtttgatgTTTTTGTACCTGTGTAAAACAATCGAAGGAATTGtacttgttttaatttgttatatccTTTTATGTACATATTCATAGTTTGTTCTCAGATTATatgatgaaatatatattagtattttaaaattacaagaAGTTTTTATATCTTGGTGATAATGTAATAGTTTGCATTCTTACTTAATATGAGTATATGTTAAATAAGTatgtattttaatgttttatagcTAAAAACGAGTTCTAATTTCGATAGGCAAAGTTCATTTAACAAGGCTATTTATGTCAATTTCTACAATATGTTTTAATGATTCATTCCAATGGGGCAACCAAACATGTAGATTAGGAGTGAGCAAAAAAACCGTTGACCCGCACCCGACCCGGAACCGGCCCGAAGCCCTAACGGTTTGGGTCACGGGTCAAGCTTTTGGTGTtttcgcgggtcacgggttaGACAGGTCAGGTCGGGTGAagacaaaaactgaaaaagtgTGAAGGAAAGCCGTGACCCGTCCGAACCCGAACCGACCTGTGTTTTCATGGGCCGGGTCACAGTTCACGTTTTCATGCTCtcgcgggtcgggccgggtttcgACTCGTGCTCATCCCTAATGTAGATGGAATGGTAATTACCTATTACATTACCCTTCtcattccattccatcatacgtTCCATTTCGTTGTTATTCCATTCAATCCAACCAAACATACTCTTAATATTATGGGATTACTGGAATAGCACAACGATTCGAAATGATCACTCTCCCAAACAGATAAGAAAAAAGCTAAAATTCTTGCAACAATTGTTGGAGtatggattattattatttatattttttttacaccttctctctctctatatatatatatgaaacccGTTCATGGGTTTCCGTGCGGCCTCATTTTTCTGCAACATTAACCCCAGTCGTTAAATTTTTTGCAATAATGGTCCCCATCAACTAACGACTGTTAAGTTTTTTCTCAACATAGTCCCCGTCGTTAAAACTTTTGCAATATTGGTTCCCATTATTAACATTCATTTTTTCCCCTTCAATTATTCATAGATATTATCATTTAATGattaatataacttatatttgTACACAACAATATTACGTTtacatacaaaacaaacaaatgtaTCTCCCACCTGTATAAACTTTTTGAAAGCAACGTTATGTCTTCCGGGGCAACGTTCAGGTTACATAAGTAGTTATATCTTGTTTTATCTGGTATTTATtggaaaaaaatcatcaaaaccatCCTTTCATAATATATGTGTTTACCGTTTTGATTATCTCAAACATACATACCAAAATAATTATTTGGCTCACTACTTTAACTCGTGgataacatttaaaattgaTAAGTCTTATTTTTCCAAGTCtacaaaaaattcatatctGAAACTCGCACTGTAATTATCCGTGATACTAGTGATATGACTACCATGAACATGATAAATTTCTTCTTCATTCTATTATTCTACTTAAATGAAACCCACCCCAATTGAACcgttttctttcttctttttcttggttaaataactttcatataacaaaaaagaaataaaatgagattaagagggtgtttggtattgtGTTTACAAAACAAATCTgccttttcaaaatagattacgagttttcaaaactgcgttttgaaaaagcatgttgATACATGCTTCTCCAAAACTGCATTTTTATAgccaataatcactttttcatacaaacacttttttaaattaattgcgttttacaaacgtaataatcagataatcattttataacgcaatctcaaacaccctctaaaataataatacaaaaacaTTATTGAGGtgagaaaaacaaaattaacattATGAGTTAAAAGTAAAGAGCAAGGTTTTAAAAACAGGATATAAACTAAACTAGTCTCACAAAATTTACTGATTCGATCGCAATCAAACCGGATTTTTGATAAAATATGCATTTATAAaataatgcaaaaaaaaaaaaaatgtctaactTAAATACAACATAGATTCAATAATGATGTTAAGTTGTAACATCAATCATTTAAAATAACACCTTTTAGCACAAAAATTTACTAGCCAACACAAATATACCATAATTTAGACACATTTAAATAACATATTAACACTATACATAAAATGCAAATTCTAGACAAAtaaggtgagcatgtaaatgtatATGGGTAAGTGTCTTCGTTACAAAAAATtccataaaatatttatatccaATGAATTGACATGTTAAGGAAATCATTTCTTTCACTGCCCAAAGTATACATTATATTGAAAGACTTAACACTTatatcttacaaaaaaaaaaaataataataataataacttagtGCTCCTTTCGTCATCATTTATAGTTAGAAAGAACATATAGAAAAAACTggtactttttttctttctttgtgtatcaaactttaaaaaaaacacataaacaaaaaaagaaaaatgcatTTTTTGTTCTATTTCTCTTTCTAAAACGAGtagagaaaaaaaacaaataaggaACTCCGAAATTATTTTATTTCCATTGAATTGTTATGATAAAAATCTCTCCGAAAACTTCATCTTCGGAATTTGATGAACTATTTTTGCCAAATTTGAAACTTAGTAATTAACTTCCTAAAAGGCAGTTATTGGGCCTAATTGAAATACTCGTTCATTGTTGATGGTCgatatcttctttttttcttattttctctGGTTCACGCTCTTAAACAACAACACACAAAAAATTCTAAATTCTCTTAACTGTATtcgattgaatagtttgggtgaaccgaCAAATTGATTCAaatctgaaagtgattacacgTCTTTTAGAGTTGTGATATTGTCTGGTAATGTGTTCGTTATTGTGAATTTTCCCAACAAAGAATCaaagtaaattttttataatttcaaaattCTTTTCTCAAATATTTTTGAACGTTCAAATGAACAGAGTATGTTCGTCTCATTTATCGGCTCTTTTGTCTTTAAGGCAGAATGCTATTCAAATTTTCAGGTAACTACAAAGGGAACAAAAAAACGTCTTATTAATCAGCCAAACTATACAATGATTAATAGTAATAAACTTTACACATCGAGATTTGAACGTGGGTCTCACTGATGAGATGActaattattttcttaattagaCTTTGgatgattattattttcttctttcCATATAAcacttgtttttttctttatttccttTTCACTTGGTGttgcagaaaaaaaaaacaaaaactcaccGACCGACCGTCAGGACAAAACACTGAATTCCGCTCAAAGTCATATTCCTTAAatccatttttacatatatatcatcacATTACTATCTAGCTGTTCCAGATTTCGCGCCACATATTTGTGCTCATAGATTTTGCCGATTAAGGTATGTCTGTAATCATATCTTGTGTAatcatataatacatatatgtatcgAGATCCATATATATAGCCGAAAATATGAAATAGATCACTTGCAGTTGAAAGCTTGTAACACAAATTATAGATTCACCGAtttacaatatatgtatatacgtaTGGATTTAGAGATTCATATAACTGtaaatttgaaattatttaaCTGTAGATACTAGTATATCTATTTTGAcctaatgttaaaagttttgaGTTTATTAATTGTGCAATTGAATGTTAATTGTGTCTAAATCGAAACCTAATGTGTTAGAAAtgagtttattaattaattgttggTTATGCTTAATTGGAGGCATTGAATAATTGTGAGATCAAATGTTAATTATGTTAAATTTGAGACTTAATGTGTCAATTTGAGCTTAATTGGacataaaaagtaaagtaactcccaatgccgggTTGTTTGGTCTcaaataccgtcttcgacggtgtatagggaggttgagatgtagacaatcttacccctaccaaaggtagaaaaggacctccagccttgctgggcatgaggatcgaacccttgacctctgtctctTAAGGTAagggctccaaccactgatctaACCCAGTTGGTTTTAAGGGTGCAATTGAAACATGCTGATGATTataat
It encodes:
- the LOC122607422 gene encoding uncharacterized protein LOC122607422 isoform X2; the encoded protein is MAMFSSKVSLGNFPNLAGDTTTFTTEEDAENGQLKKSELIKDEPTYLSDQVMFTSELYDVDVDGLKIRSENTLSADSAAGVVKPSYHGQGSKEENAKAEVHILNQLASDNQSDIKEERSSSESNSSDNTDSTPELEMNMMETVILGAKPLTQICQQQFSSHFPQLPQLQYQPLQFSQSPQHSQSPQNEQRKKSTKKIPWNNDEEMHLAECWLAVSEDPKVGKAQTINSFWYRVLDIYNDGVTIKRTKDQCSSKWRDMHLRTKKFNEIYSSLVEKHSSGLSDYDILIRAHELYESETGQAFKCLHIWNFVKDKQKWLSPDTVVLGRRNKKRNQVESSSSVPPIYIDQDEEDDKELFYKHDKSELPPNKSTQTKSQRTSLDTTPASQKALQIAAEGDEMQQICRMKLELAKGKKELIDHQKFTLDMDFLKYDTTGMEDADKAFVEKKKYDIRKKYGIV
- the LOC122607422 gene encoding uncharacterized protein LOC122607422 isoform X1 is translated as MAMFSSKVSLGNFPNLAGDTTTFTTEEDAENGQLKKSELIKDEPTYLSDQVMFTSELYDVDVDGLKIRSENTLSADSAAGVVKPSYHGQGIKEMRLNGTQSLTLKAARTTEESQRHLLQSSDNISMMFHDVGSKEENAKAEVHILNQLASDNQSDIKEERSSSESNSSDNTDSTPELEMNMMETVILGAKPLTQICQQQFSSHFPQLPQLQYQPLQFSQSPQHSQSPQNEQRKKSTKKIPWNNDEEMHLAECWLAVSEDPKVGKAQTINSFWYRVLDIYNDGVTIKRTKDQCSSKWRDMHLRTKKFNEIYSSLVEKHSSGLSDYDILIRAHELYESETGQAFKCLHIWNFVKDKQKWLSPDTVVLGRRNKKRNQVESSSSVPPIYIDQDEEDDKELFYKHDKSELPPNKSTQTKSQRTSLDTTPASQKALQIAAEGDEMQQICRMKLELAKGKKELIDHQKFTLDMDFLKYDTTGMEDADKAFVEKKKYDIRKKYGIV